The following coding sequences lie in one Sphingomonas sp. M1-B02 genomic window:
- a CDS encoding NAD(P)-dependent oxidoreductase, with protein sequence MAENAMLKFVELGQSYPGKRPAEMRAEDFREIADRYAVPEAEHQAGRCSQCGVPYCSVHCPLHNHIPDWLRLTAEGRLREAYELSNATSTMPEICGRICPQDRLCEGNCVIEFSGHGAVTIGSVEKFITDKAWDEGWVEPVQVGPARGQSVGVIGAGPAGLSAAEYLREMGYDVHVYDRHDRAGGLLTYGIPGFKLEKYVVMRRVERLEAAGIVFHMEFEVGRDATLDELRARHDTLLIATGVYKARGIKAPGVGAAGVVEALDYLTASNRKGFGDAVPAFDDGTLDATGKHVVVIGGGDTAMDCVRTAVRQGAASVKCLYRRDRANMPGSQREVANAEEEGVEFVWLSAPEAFDAKHHGGSDKVSGVRATRMRLGAPDASGRRTPELDPGGAFQLEADLVIKALGFEAEDLPKMFGAEALGVTRWGTLRTDGKSMMTSLDGVFAAGDIVRGASLVVWAIRDGRDVAAHMHAWMRSRGLSAAQAA encoded by the coding sequence ATGGCAGAGAATGCGATGCTAAAGTTCGTCGAGCTTGGACAATCCTATCCCGGCAAGCGACCCGCCGAAATGCGCGCGGAGGATTTCCGCGAGATCGCGGACCGCTATGCCGTGCCCGAAGCCGAGCATCAGGCCGGGCGCTGCTCGCAATGCGGCGTGCCTTATTGTTCGGTGCATTGCCCGCTCCACAACCATATCCCCGATTGGTTGCGGCTGACCGCCGAGGGGCGGCTGCGCGAAGCCTACGAACTGTCCAACGCGACCTCGACCATGCCCGAGATTTGCGGCCGCATCTGCCCGCAGGACCGCTTGTGCGAAGGCAATTGCGTCATCGAATTCTCGGGCCATGGCGCGGTCACGATCGGCTCGGTCGAGAAGTTCATCACCGACAAGGCGTGGGACGAAGGCTGGGTCGAGCCGGTGCAGGTGGGGCCTGCGCGCGGCCAGTCGGTCGGGGTGATCGGCGCGGGGCCGGCGGGGCTCTCGGCGGCCGAATATCTCCGCGAGATGGGCTATGACGTCCATGTCTATGACCGCCACGATCGCGCCGGCGGGCTGCTGACCTATGGCATTCCGGGATTCAAGCTCGAGAAATATGTCGTGATGCGCCGTGTCGAGCGGCTCGAGGCGGCGGGCATCGTCTTCCACATGGAATTCGAAGTCGGCCGCGACGCGACGCTCGACGAATTGCGTGCGCGCCACGACACGCTGCTGATCGCGACGGGCGTCTACAAGGCGCGCGGGATCAAGGCGCCGGGCGTGGGCGCCGCGGGCGTGGTCGAGGCGCTCGACTATCTGACCGCGTCCAACCGCAAGGGCTTCGGCGACGCCGTCCCCGCCTTCGACGACGGCACGCTCGACGCGACGGGCAAGCATGTCGTGGTGATCGGCGGCGGCGATACGGCGATGGATTGCGTGCGCACCGCGGTCCGCCAGGGCGCGGCCTCGGTCAAATGCCTGTATCGCCGCGATCGCGCCAACATGCCGGGCTCGCAGCGCGAGGTGGCGAATGCCGAGGAGGAAGGCGTCGAGTTCGTCTGGCTCTCCGCCCCCGAGGCATTTGACGCCAAACATCATGGGGGCAGCGACAAGGTCAGCGGCGTGCGCGCCACCCGCATGCGGCTCGGCGCGCCCGATGCCAGCGGCCGCCGCACCCCCGAGCTCGATCCAGGCGGCGCCTTCCAGCTCGAGGCCGATCTGGTGATCAAGGCGTTGGGCTTCGAGGCCGAGGACCTGCCGAAGATGTTCGGCGCGGAGGCGCTGGGCGTCACGCGCTGGGGCACGCTGCGCACCGACGGCAAGAGCATGATGACGAGCCTCGACGGCGTGTTCGCGGCGGGCGATATCGTCCGCGGCGCAAGCCTGGTGGTCTGGGCGATCCGCGACGGTCGCGACGTGGCGGCGCATATGCACGCGTGGATGCGCAGTCGCGGGCTTTCCGCAGCGCAGGCCGCTTAG
- a CDS encoding undecaprenyl-diphosphate phosphatase, producing MSEIFVAILLGIVEGITEFLPVSSTGHLILASELLGYDAAQWAVFNIAIQPGAILAIVVLYWRTFVAVWRGLLRREPQAIAFVRNLLIAFFPAVILGLLLGDQIDALLENAIVVAWALIVGGVAILIVERLAKTENVLGIAGVSFSQSVKIGLVQCLAMVPGVSRSGATIMGAMALGVDRRTAADFSFFLALPTLTGATALQLYKNRDAVTADSMGLIAIGFVVAFVVALAVVKAFLAVVTRHGFAPFAWYRIIAGTAALFWLYLR from the coding sequence ATGAGCGAAATCTTTGTCGCGATCCTGCTCGGCATCGTCGAAGGGATCACCGAATTCCTGCCGGTCTCGTCGACCGGGCATCTGATCCTGGCCAGCGAGCTGTTGGGATATGATGCCGCGCAATGGGCGGTATTCAACATCGCCATCCAGCCCGGCGCGATCCTGGCGATCGTCGTGCTCTATTGGCGGACCTTCGTTGCGGTATGGCGCGGATTGCTGCGGCGCGAGCCGCAGGCGATCGCCTTCGTGCGCAACCTGCTGATCGCTTTCTTTCCCGCGGTCATCCTCGGGCTGCTGCTCGGCGACCAGATCGACGCGCTGCTGGAAAATGCGATCGTCGTTGCCTGGGCGCTGATCGTGGGCGGGGTTGCCATCCTGATCGTCGAGCGGCTGGCGAAAACCGAGAATGTGCTGGGAATCGCCGGCGTGTCGTTCAGCCAGTCGGTCAAGATCGGGCTCGTGCAGTGCCTGGCGATGGTGCCCGGGGTCAGCCGCTCGGGCGCAACGATCATGGGCGCGATGGCATTGGGGGTCGATCGGCGCACCGCCGCCGATTTCAGCTTCTTCCTGGCGTTGCCGACCCTGACGGGCGCGACCGCGCTCCAGCTTTACAAGAATCGCGACGCGGTGACGGCCGACAGCATGGGGCTGATCGCGATCGGCTTCGTTGTCGCCTTCGTGGTGGCGCTGGCGGTGGTGAAGGCCTTCCTCGCCGTCGTCACGCGCCACGGCTTCGCGCCCTTCGCCTGGTATCGAATCATTGCCGGCACCGCGGCGCTATTCTGGCTATATCTTCGTTAG
- a CDS encoding complex I NDUFA9 subunit family protein: protein MKDKLVTLIGGGGFLGRYVAQELFAAGARVRIAQPRPRDAWFLKTQGGLGQSQFVAADVRMPETLVRALAGADMAVNLTGTFGPTMRAVHVEGARNVATAARTAGVEALVHISALGADPASPSTYGRTKGEGETALLQAYPNATVLRPSTLFGREDMFVNRFAGLIAAAPLVPVLRGEARFQPAYVADVAAAVVAALAEPDRHGGHVYELGGPDIVSMAELFRWIARTIGREARFLEIPDAVGAMIASLGALPGAPITQDQWRMLQKDNVVSAGAEGFAALGIVPTPLASVAPAWLIRFRRQGRFGRPGNAA from the coding sequence ATGAAGGACAAATTGGTAACGCTGATCGGCGGCGGCGGTTTTCTGGGCCGTTATGTCGCGCAGGAGCTGTTCGCTGCGGGCGCGCGGGTCCGAATCGCGCAGCCGCGGCCGCGCGACGCCTGGTTCCTCAAAACCCAGGGCGGCCTCGGCCAATCCCAATTCGTTGCGGCCGACGTCAGGATGCCCGAAACACTGGTCCGTGCCCTTGCCGGCGCCGACATGGCGGTGAACCTGACCGGCACGTTCGGCCCGACCATGCGCGCGGTGCATGTAGAGGGCGCGCGCAACGTCGCGACCGCGGCGCGTACGGCGGGAGTCGAGGCGCTGGTCCATATCTCTGCGCTCGGCGCCGATCCTGCGTCGCCTTCCACCTATGGGCGGACCAAAGGCGAGGGCGAAACTGCGCTGCTCCAGGCCTACCCGAACGCTACGGTGCTCCGTCCTTCGACGCTGTTCGGGCGCGAGGACATGTTCGTCAATCGCTTTGCCGGGCTGATCGCGGCGGCGCCGCTGGTGCCGGTGCTGCGCGGCGAGGCGCGGTTCCAGCCGGCTTATGTCGCCGATGTCGCCGCGGCGGTGGTGGCGGCGTTGGCCGAGCCGGATCGGCATGGCGGGCATGTTTACGAACTGGGCGGGCCGGATATCGTCAGCATGGCCGAACTGTTCCGCTGGATCGCCAGGACGATCGGCCGCGAGGCGCGTTTCCTGGAGATCCCGGACGCAGTCGGCGCGATGATCGCCTCGCTCGGCGCCCTTCCTGGCGCGCCGATCACCCAGGACCAGTGGCGCATGCTCCAGAAGGACAATGTCGTCAGCGCGGGCGCGGAGGGCTTTGCTGCATTGGGGATCGTGCCCACCCCGCTTGCCAGCGTGGCGCCGGCATGGCTGATACGATTCCGTCGCCAGGGTCGCTTCGGGCGGCCCGGCAATGCGGCGTAG
- a CDS encoding DNA/RNA non-specific endonuclease — translation MRNGYTYEIDARGRTRRVSGLLSDTDTPARSSTTQAKAGGEDRRISDDGGHYIAARFDGPTDAFNHFAQDANFNRGRYRVLEDEWAKAKRAGKEVTATIVPHCREGALRPFEIDVSFTVNGQKRSIKMPNERTEKRRGKR, via the coding sequence GTGCGCAACGGCTACACCTATGAAATTGATGCGCGCGGTAGGACGAGACGCGTGTCGGGCCTGCTGTCGGATACCGATACGCCAGCCCGTTCATCTACGACCCAGGCGAAAGCAGGCGGTGAAGACCGGCGGATCAGCGACGATGGCGGGCACTATATCGCAGCGCGCTTCGACGGCCCTACGGATGCCTTCAATCACTTCGCCCAGGATGCCAATTTCAACCGCGGCCGCTATCGTGTGCTCGAGGATGAGTGGGCGAAAGCCAAGCGAGCGGGCAAGGAGGTGACTGCGACGATCGTGCCGCATTGCCGTGAAGGGGCATTAAGGCCGTTTGAGATCGACGTCAGCTTCACGGTCAACGGTCAGAAGAGGAGCATCAAAATGCCCAATGAGCGAACGGAGAAACGCCGTGGCAAACGATGA
- a CDS encoding immunity protein YezG family protein, which translates to MANDETEQLLAKISHLLARDSEYPLDGTLLYAEIDQNFVAPAIFKNLADQILYRDPDLRELGDTLLDLWEAQDTDDRWEEIEYVVRDGKFDVAFTYPDEIDREEDRFERRDRVVQRHFGIKPIVYPSLSDESEVPRYEL; encoded by the coding sequence GTGGCAAACGATGAAACCGAGCAACTGCTCGCTAAGATCAGTCACTTGCTGGCAAGAGATTCAGAGTATCCGCTCGACGGGACACTGCTCTATGCAGAAATCGACCAGAACTTTGTTGCGCCCGCGATATTCAAGAATCTTGCGGACCAGATCCTGTATCGCGACCCGGACCTCAGGGAGCTGGGTGATACCCTGCTCGACCTCTGGGAAGCGCAGGACACCGATGATCGGTGGGAAGAGATCGAATATGTCGTGCGCGATGGAAAATTCGATGTCGCTTTCACCTATCCTGACGAAATCGACCGCGAGGAAGATCGGTTTGAGCGGCGCGACCGGGTGGTTCAGCGCCATTTCGGTATCAAGCCAATTGTATATCCTTCCCTATCCGATGAAAGTGAAGTGCCTCGGTATGAATTGTAG
- a CDS encoding MFS transporter, whose amino-acid sequence MALDPQGVITDEERERGLRRLVIEAAYSSGAVALTSGVILTAFALHLGASNLMIGILASAPFLTQLLQVPAILIVERTRARKRIAVLTSIFGRLMLLVMAATAFATGTVPLLVFLAAQYVLCGLSAVGGCAWNAWIRDLAPEDRLGRVFARRTAWTAGVGLVGGLAAALILDQTADGSTARSFAFAGMFVVGCVTGLISARIVSLMPEPQMPPAGERVDLAGLLRAPFADRNFARLMGFVASWQFAVNLATPFFTVFIVEQLRFDVSVVMVLSAVSQLANLLALRTWGQLSDRFSNKSVMLVCAPAYILCIVAMIGASQFEERALVLTWLVVLHALMGASVAGVTLSSTNIALKLSPRGSATAYVAANALATALAAGIAPILGGLLADFFSNRHLELLIRWTSPNGIWSFPLQLTHWDFYFLMAGILGLYAIHRLSLVREEGEIDRAEMVGEVLALTRRAIRNVSSVAGLRAATDLPVSLLRDARVRFRHARAQGREAKRSGEP is encoded by the coding sequence ATGGCGCTCGATCCCCAAGGGGTGATCACTGACGAAGAGCGCGAGAGGGGCCTGCGCCGGCTGGTCATCGAAGCCGCCTATTCGAGCGGCGCGGTGGCGCTCACCAGCGGGGTGATCCTCACTGCATTCGCGCTCCATCTAGGCGCGTCGAACTTGATGATCGGCATTCTCGCCAGCGCGCCTTTCCTCACGCAGCTGCTGCAAGTCCCGGCGATCCTGATCGTCGAGCGCACGCGTGCGCGCAAGCGCATCGCCGTCCTCACCAGCATTTTCGGGCGCCTGATGCTGCTGGTGATGGCGGCGACTGCCTTCGCGACGGGGACCGTGCCGTTGCTCGTCTTCCTGGCCGCGCAATATGTTTTGTGCGGCCTAAGCGCGGTGGGAGGCTGCGCGTGGAATGCCTGGATTCGTGATCTTGCGCCCGAGGACCGGTTGGGGCGCGTATTCGCGCGGCGCACGGCCTGGACTGCGGGCGTAGGCCTCGTCGGGGGTCTCGCGGCAGCGCTGATCCTCGATCAGACCGCCGACGGGTCAACAGCGCGCAGCTTTGCTTTTGCCGGCATGTTCGTGGTCGGTTGCGTCACCGGGCTGATCAGCGCCCGCATCGTGAGCCTGATGCCCGAACCGCAGATGCCGCCAGCGGGCGAACGCGTCGATCTCGCCGGCCTGCTGCGCGCGCCTTTCGCGGATCGCAACTTCGCGCGGCTGATGGGGTTCGTTGCGAGCTGGCAGTTCGCGGTCAACCTTGCCACCCCGTTCTTCACGGTCTTCATCGTCGAGCAGTTGCGGTTCGACGTCAGCGTGGTGATGGTGCTGAGCGCGGTCAGCCAGCTTGCCAACCTTCTCGCGCTGCGCACCTGGGGGCAACTGAGCGACCGCTTCTCGAACAAGTCGGTGATGCTGGTCTGCGCGCCGGCCTATATTCTGTGCATCGTCGCGATGATCGGCGCTTCGCAGTTCGAGGAGCGCGCGCTTGTTCTCACCTGGTTGGTCGTGCTCCATGCCTTGATGGGCGCATCGGTGGCGGGCGTGACGCTGAGTTCGACCAACATCGCACTCAAGCTCTCGCCGCGGGGCTCGGCTACGGCCTATGTCGCGGCCAACGCGCTGGCGACCGCGCTCGCGGCCGGCATCGCCCCGATTCTCGGCGGGCTTCTCGCGGACTTCTTCAGCAACCGGCATCTCGAATTGCTGATCCGCTGGACCAGCCCCAACGGCATCTGGTCCTTCCCCTTGCAGCTGACGCACTGGGACTTCTACTTCCTGATGGCGGGCATCCTCGGCCTCTATGCCATCCACCGCCTGTCGCTGGTGCGCGAAGAGGGCGAGATCGACCGTGCCGAGATGGTCGGCGAAGTGCTGGCGCTGACCAGGCGCGCGATCCGCAACGTGTCGAGCGTTGCCGGCCTGCGCGCGGCGACCGACTTGCCGGTCTCGTTGCTGCGCGATGCGCGGGTCCGGTTCAGGCACGCCCGGGCGCAGGGTCGCGAGGCGAAGCGCAGCGGCGAACCTTGA
- a CDS encoding cysteine hydrolase family protein, with protein sequence MAKDDPKTATAPPRDQPGGKTALLIIDMINTFDFPEGEQLMNGASRAAEAILELRRQAAQAGLPVIYVNDNFGVWHSEKSLLVERARERLVRPELAPTDEDYFVIKPQFSGFYSTNLPVLLPKLGVNRLVLTGVATDICILFTAADAHMRDYALWIPEDAVAAETAEGSASALAIMRSSMGAETAPVGELSLATWSNG encoded by the coding sequence ATGGCCAAAGATGATCCAAAGACCGCGACCGCACCCCCTCGCGATCAGCCCGGCGGCAAGACAGCGCTGCTGATCATCGATATGATCAACACCTTCGACTTTCCGGAAGGCGAACAACTCATGAATGGCGCGTCGCGCGCCGCCGAAGCGATTCTCGAGCTGCGCCGCCAGGCCGCGCAAGCGGGTTTGCCGGTGATCTACGTCAACGACAATTTCGGCGTATGGCACTCGGAGAAATCGCTGCTCGTGGAGCGCGCGCGGGAGCGGCTGGTTCGGCCGGAGCTGGCGCCGACCGACGAGGATTATTTCGTCATCAAGCCGCAATTCTCGGGCTTCTATTCGACCAATCTGCCGGTACTGCTGCCCAAGCTGGGAGTGAACCGACTGGTGCTGACCGGCGTAGCCACGGATATCTGCATATTGTTCACAGCAGCGGACGCGCACATGCGCGACTATGCCTTGTGGATCCCCGAAGACGCCGTTGCCGCCGAGACTGCAGAGGGCAGCGCATCGGCGTTGGCGATCATGCGATCCTCGATGGGCGCCGAGACGGCGCCGGTCGGCGAGCTCAGCCTGGCGACCTGGAGCAACGGCTAG
- a CDS encoding SDR family oxidoreductase codes for MSNLAGKRVLITGGAGGVGRAVAERMLAAGARVLIADRGELELRDVVEGLATGGDIESVVADLSGSAGIERMFERVDSWLGGLDILVASAGVGSGPLMEMDDADWRYVIESNLVSYVACTKGAIDRIKAQETKDGMIILVGSISVHIKAVGESVYNAAKGGVASFAETLRKELIPESIRLTLIEPGAIGSAMQPYSADERAREVQAYRMLPPAEVAEAILFAATRGPGVDVVTLRIEPLVQKIV; via the coding sequence ATGTCGAACCTCGCCGGAAAGCGCGTATTGATCACCGGCGGTGCCGGCGGCGTCGGCCGGGCGGTGGCCGAACGGATGTTGGCAGCCGGCGCGCGCGTGCTCATCGCCGATCGCGGCGAGCTCGAACTGCGCGACGTGGTGGAGGGGCTGGCGACCGGCGGCGACATCGAATCGGTCGTGGCCGACCTCTCCGGCTCGGCAGGAATCGAGCGGATGTTCGAGCGCGTCGATAGCTGGCTGGGCGGGCTCGACATCCTCGTCGCCAGTGCCGGTGTCGGCTCGGGGCCGCTGATGGAGATGGACGATGCCGACTGGCGCTATGTGATCGAGAGCAATCTCGTGAGCTACGTCGCCTGCACCAAGGGTGCGATCGATCGCATCAAGGCCCAAGAGACCAAGGACGGGATGATCATCCTGGTCGGCTCGATCAGCGTCCATATCAAGGCAGTCGGCGAGAGCGTCTACAATGCCGCGAAGGGCGGCGTCGCCTCCTTCGCCGAGACGCTGCGCAAGGAACTGATCCCCGAGAGCATCCGCCTCACTTTGATCGAGCCCGGGGCGATCGGATCGGCGATGCAGCCCTATTCGGCCGACGAGCGCGCGCGGGAGGTGCAGGCGTATAGGATGCTCCCGCCCGCCGAAGTCGCCGAGGCGATCCTGTTCGCCGCGACGCGCGGGCCGGGAGTCGACGTGGTGACGCTGCGGATCGAGCCGCTGGTCCAGAAGATCGTCTAG
- a CDS encoding lactonase family protein: protein MELHVGTYTDAGGAGLYRLPYGNGSWSLGEAYGFAPNASFGAYSRRYDLNYLVDERDEGVLRVLRRVGIEWQPLARLPTQGALPCYVALSADEAWLAVANYGSGSMALFRLDSESGLPGDPVALRTNQGHGPVADRQEGPHAHCVIFSPDGRWLYQTDLGTDQVLAFAFDGAHGLADAPRVAFAAAAGSGPRHLVFHPHRPIAFLVSELASTLTMFDVGEGALSARQSVSTLPSGFGGKSLGGHIGINAAGDRIYVTNRGHDSIATFALDAAGRVSLLEHIPSEGASPRFFLLLDERRRMLVANEEGNSVTVFEIEPDGTLAKSAEVAVPAPVFLFAQR, encoded by the coding sequence ATGGAGCTGCATGTCGGCACCTACACCGATGCCGGCGGCGCGGGCTTGTACCGGTTGCCATACGGCAACGGGAGTTGGTCGCTCGGCGAGGCATATGGCTTTGCGCCCAACGCCTCGTTCGGCGCCTATTCGCGGCGCTACGATCTAAATTATCTGGTTGATGAGCGCGACGAAGGGGTGCTTCGCGTGCTTCGCCGCGTGGGAATCGAGTGGCAGCCCCTCGCGCGCTTGCCCACGCAGGGAGCGCTACCGTGCTACGTTGCATTGAGCGCGGACGAGGCATGGCTGGCCGTCGCCAATTACGGCTCCGGGAGCATGGCGCTGTTCCGATTGGACTCCGAGAGTGGCCTGCCGGGCGATCCCGTAGCCCTGCGCACCAACCAGGGGCATGGACCGGTTGCCGATCGACAGGAGGGCCCGCACGCGCATTGTGTGATCTTCAGTCCCGACGGGCGATGGCTGTACCAGACCGATCTTGGCACCGATCAGGTGCTCGCCTTTGCATTCGACGGCGCGCACGGACTGGCGGACGCGCCGCGCGTCGCATTCGCTGCGGCCGCGGGCTCGGGGCCGCGCCACCTGGTCTTCCACCCGCATCGGCCGATTGCTTTCCTGGTCAGTGAATTGGCGAGCACGCTGACGATGTTCGATGTCGGCGAGGGCGCGCTTTCGGCGCGTCAGTCGGTATCGACCTTGCCCTCGGGATTTGGCGGAAAGAGCCTCGGCGGCCACATCGGCATCAACGCCGCGGGTGACCGAATCTATGTCACCAATCGCGGCCATGACAGCATCGCGACCTTCGCGCTGGACGCCGCCGGGCGCGTTTCGCTGCTCGAGCATATCCCTTCGGAAGGGGCGTCGCCGCGCTTCTTCCTGTTGCTCGACGAACGGCGCCGGATGCTGGTCGCCAACGAGGAAGGAAACAGCGTCACCGTCTTCGAAATCGAGCCCGACGGGACGCTGGCAAAAAGCGCCGAGGTCGCGGTCCCCGCGCCGGTATTCCTGTTCGCGCAACGATAA
- a CDS encoding zinc-dependent alcohol dehydrogenase, whose translation MKAALKTADGRFEIREVPRPEIPHPDWVLARVRVAGICGTDLRHWGKHEPELEHHITGHELAGEVVEVGAAVTNVAPGDRVVIESVMGDGECEWCRVQQYNLCPNLYEVRTRCVSRAYGEFVIGPAQKFYKLPDHVSFEEAALIDTFSVCLHAQHRSALSINDKVAIIGAGPIGLGQLMLAKASGADVLITDVVDSALALAKELGADVVLNSGREDPIAAAKAFTGGRGVDIAFECCGGEQMATTLPQATGMARRGGKVVIVGGFDKGVLNMALEWQRIQMSEITLIPSASFAFHGLDAEQGMALELLSKGTLNAKKLITHSFGIDQINEAFETAAKKKETATTFVAITI comes from the coding sequence ATGAAAGCCGCACTCAAAACCGCCGATGGCCGCTTCGAGATCCGCGAAGTCCCGCGGCCCGAGATACCGCACCCAGATTGGGTCCTGGCACGGGTCCGAGTTGCCGGTATTTGCGGCACCGACCTGCGCCACTGGGGCAAGCACGAGCCCGAACTCGAGCATCATATCACCGGGCACGAACTGGCCGGCGAAGTCGTCGAGGTCGGCGCGGCGGTCACCAATGTCGCCCCGGGCGACCGCGTCGTCATCGAGAGCGTGATGGGGGACGGCGAATGCGAATGGTGTCGGGTCCAGCAATATAATCTCTGCCCCAATCTCTACGAAGTGCGCACCAGATGCGTATCGCGCGCCTATGGCGAGTTCGTCATCGGGCCGGCGCAGAAATTCTACAAACTGCCCGATCATGTCAGCTTCGAGGAAGCGGCGCTGATCGACACCTTCTCGGTGTGCCTCCACGCCCAGCACCGATCGGCGCTGTCGATCAACGACAAGGTCGCGATCATCGGCGCAGGCCCGATCGGGCTCGGGCAATTGATGCTCGCCAAGGCCAGCGGCGCAGACGTGCTGATCACCGATGTCGTCGATAGCGCGCTGGCGCTCGCCAAGGAGCTCGGCGCCGACGTAGTGCTCAACAGCGGCCGCGAGGACCCGATCGCGGCGGCAAAAGCGTTCACCGGCGGGCGCGGCGTCGATATCGCCTTCGAGTGTTGCGGCGGCGAGCAGATGGCGACCACCCTGCCCCAGGCCACCGGCATGGCGCGCCGCGGCGGCAAGGTCGTGATCGTCGGGGGTTTCGATAAGGGCGTGCTCAACATGGCGCTCGAATGGCAGCGCATCCAGATGTCTGAAATCACGCTGATCCCGAGCGCGAGCTTCGCCTTCCACGGGCTCGACGCGGAGCAGGGCATGGCGCTCGAACTGCTCTCGAAGGGGACGCTCAATGCAAAGAAGCTGATCACGCATAGCTTCGGCATCGATCAGATCAACGAGGCATTCGAGACGGCGGCGAAGAAGAAGGAGACGGCCACGACCTTCGTGGCGATTACGATCTGA
- a CDS encoding SDR family oxidoreductase, with amino-acid sequence MRNQTDLRGKRILVSGGTTGIGRETIALLAKEGARVLTFGRDADALADALAYAEGAIGLTADAATREGIERVFAEVDDKLGGIDILVANAALGAQPIHQMEEDAWRDVIETNLVGYLACARAAIKRMEQQGGGHLLFVGSISTDIKAEGESVYSATKAGVQAFAETLRKEVADKNIKVSVVQPGSVDTDMQECTPDEKREAIAADKMLHAEDIADAILFVLTRSERADVVNLRIEPRLQKTS; translated from the coding sequence ATGCGCAACCAGACAGACCTGCGCGGCAAGCGCATCCTCGTCAGCGGCGGCACGACGGGGATCGGGCGCGAGACGATCGCGCTGTTGGCCAAGGAGGGCGCCCGGGTCCTCACCTTCGGACGCGACGCCGACGCGCTCGCGGATGCGCTGGCTTATGCTGAGGGCGCGATCGGGCTGACGGCGGATGCAGCGACCCGCGAGGGGATCGAGCGGGTGTTTGCCGAGGTCGATGATAAACTCGGGGGCATCGATATATTGGTGGCCAATGCCGCGCTGGGCGCGCAGCCGATCCACCAGATGGAAGAGGACGCCTGGCGCGATGTGATCGAGACCAATCTGGTTGGCTATCTCGCCTGCGCGCGCGCCGCGATCAAGCGGATGGAGCAGCAGGGCGGCGGGCATCTGTTGTTCGTCGGATCGATCAGTACCGACATCAAGGCCGAGGGCGAAAGCGTCTATTCGGCAACCAAGGCGGGGGTTCAGGCCTTTGCCGAAACGCTTCGCAAGGAAGTCGCGGACAAGAATATCAAGGTCAGCGTGGTCCAGCCCGGATCGGTCGATACCGACATGCAGGAATGCACCCCCGACGAGAAACGCGAGGCGATCGCTGCCGACAAGATGCTCCATGCCGAGGATATCGCCGACGCGATCCTTTTCGTTCTGACGCGCTCCGAGCGCGCCGATGTGGTGAACCTGCGGATCGAGCCGCGGCTCCAGAAGACGAGCTAG
- a CDS encoding AraC family transcriptional regulator gives MHVQGMVDFLDGTPPRVTLELQTLAGVHLARIDSSPIRLVTPSAEDGVVYFSITAAGGGQIDASGHSRTVRAGDFNVMQRDRRCTTIVSERSDILSIAIPRTQIVPRLASEDNLRRPILHSRPAAHLLHYYAATLIAEGAEFSASDQAVFAGHIADLAVMALGARSEDAELAGKGGVRAARRRAIKADIAANLGMPELTLDWIARRQTVSGAYVRALFADEGTSFTDYVLAERLNHVHALLVSPYLSHHNIASLALMAGFGDISWFNQAFRRRFGTTPSEVRQARRTRHGQMNGPSSANP, from the coding sequence ATGCACGTGCAGGGGATGGTCGACTTCCTAGATGGAACGCCACCGCGGGTCACCTTGGAGTTGCAGACCCTGGCCGGCGTACATCTGGCGCGTATTGATTCGTCTCCCATCCGGCTGGTGACGCCGTCGGCCGAGGACGGGGTGGTCTATTTCAGCATTACCGCTGCGGGCGGCGGCCAAATCGATGCAAGCGGTCACAGCCGCACGGTGCGCGCGGGCGACTTCAACGTCATGCAGCGCGACCGCCGCTGCACCACCATAGTCTCCGAACGCAGTGATATACTGAGCATCGCGATCCCGCGCACCCAGATTGTGCCGCGGCTGGCGAGTGAGGACAATCTGCGTAGGCCCATATTGCACTCCCGACCGGCGGCGCACTTGCTGCACTACTATGCAGCGACGCTCATCGCGGAAGGAGCAGAATTTTCTGCATCGGACCAAGCGGTGTTCGCGGGGCATATCGCTGATCTCGCGGTGATGGCGCTCGGGGCGAGAAGTGAGGACGCCGAACTGGCCGGCAAGGGCGGCGTGCGCGCTGCGCGGCGGCGGGCCATCAAGGCGGATATCGCCGCTAACCTCGGGATGCCCGAGCTGACGCTGGACTGGATCGCACGACGGCAGACGGTCAGCGGCGCCTATGTCCGCGCGCTCTTCGCCGACGAGGGAACGAGCTTCACGGACTATGTGCTGGCTGAGCGGCTGAACCATGTCCATGCACTGCTCGTCTCGCCCTATCTTTCGCACCACAATATCGCGAGCCTCGCGCTGATGGCCGGCTTCGGGGATATTTCCTGGTTCAACCAGGCGTTCCGGCGGCGATTCGGCACTACGCCTTCCGAAGTGCGCCAGGCGCGGCGTACCCGCCACGGCCAGATGAATGGCCCGAGTAGCGCAAACCCCTAG